In Paenibacillus guangzhouensis, a single window of DNA contains:
- the pheA gene encoding prephenate dehydratase — MKVAYLGPQGTFSEEAAYRYFEGEHVQFVRCDSIPEVIEAVGEHRVDKGIAPLENMMEGTINMTIDSLLSYKNVLIEGEFLLPVSLHLLANENTARSTIQEVWSIPPIFTQSRQYIRRLGARCVNYDSSASAASQVKRSGRTDVAAIGPALLAELYDLHILESNVEDHPDNETRFIVMSREEVNEQQCEKAMFVITPNEEYPGVLSAILNIFSALSINLSWIESRPTARKLGTYRFILESDRNCDFETLNKAITILTTLGHEIRLLGRYDSRQK, encoded by the coding sequence ATGAAAGTTGCATATCTTGGACCTCAGGGTACATTTTCGGAAGAAGCTGCTTACCGATATTTTGAAGGAGAGCATGTCCAGTTTGTTCGATGCGATTCTATCCCTGAAGTCATCGAAGCGGTTGGAGAACACCGGGTCGATAAAGGGATTGCACCTTTGGAAAATATGATGGAAGGCACGATCAATATGACCATCGATAGCCTGCTCTCTTACAAAAATGTGCTTATTGAAGGAGAATTCTTGTTACCCGTCTCTTTGCATCTTCTCGCGAATGAAAATACCGCACGATCCACGATTCAAGAAGTATGGTCCATACCGCCGATATTCACACAAAGTCGTCAATACATTCGAAGATTAGGCGCGAGATGCGTCAATTATGATAGCTCTGCCTCAGCGGCTTCGCAGGTCAAGAGAAGTGGTCGGACCGATGTTGCGGCGATTGGACCCGCATTGCTTGCTGAATTATATGATCTGCACATCCTAGAATCAAATGTTGAAGATCATCCTGATAATGAGACCAGATTCATTGTTATGAGTAGAGAGGAAGTTAATGAACAGCAGTGCGAAAAGGCGATGTTTGTCATTACGCCAAATGAAGAGTATCCTGGGGTCCTTTCTGCTATTTTGAACATATTTAGTGCGCTGTCTATCAATCTATCTTGGATTGAATCTCGACCTACAGCAAGGAAGTTAGGTACGTATCGGTTCATTTTGGAATCGGATCGTAATTGCGATTTTGAGACATTGAACAAAGCAATCACGATATTAACTACACTTGGCCATGAGATAAGGTTGTTAGGAAGATATGATTCGAGGCAGAAGTGA
- a CDS encoding GNAT family N-acetyltransferase, whose translation MIQYHVLREDQVHQLQQIDRSEFIDFIYEMHDGQLTEVKAGHECSTWDADVLNEIQERFVYEIRHGGLALGAFDGETLVGFGVLAHQFRGEYKDRLQIDLMYVSRNYRRQGIGTHIMNELSDEARRRGAKSLYISSTETESAVSFYQSQGGRITDTVDPELYSKEPLDIHMTKKL comes from the coding sequence ATGATTCAATATCACGTATTAAGGGAAGATCAAGTTCATCAATTGCAACAAATCGATCGTTCGGAATTCATTGACTTCATCTATGAAATGCATGACGGGCAATTAACGGAAGTTAAGGCAGGACATGAATGCTCGACTTGGGATGCAGATGTTCTTAATGAAATTCAGGAACGTTTTGTGTACGAGATACGCCATGGCGGGCTGGCTCTCGGAGCTTTCGATGGCGAAACATTAGTCGGATTCGGTGTGCTGGCGCATCAGTTTCGCGGCGAGTATAAAGATCGGCTGCAGATTGATTTGATGTATGTATCCAGAAATTATCGGAGACAAGGGATTGGCACACATATTATGAATGAATTGAGCGATGAAGCGAGACGGCGCGGTGCGAAGTCGCTGTATATTTCTTCCACAGAGACAGAGTCGGCAGTGTCCTTCTACCAGAGTCAAGGCGGTCGAATCACGGATACCGTAGATCCCGAATTGTATAGCAAAGAACCATTGGATATTCACATGACGAAAAAATTATAA
- a CDS encoding class I SAM-dependent methyltransferase: MLKSLQAIIDYRTDNKEVQDRPQWLQYLISAEERVVNIERIHSLQELAQANHILDYVERSLRLLDRMKLSFWMKEVLEEVLCWAEVAKGGTVRDRIAWQRRGINYNVHNHGSAALFLEHAEDPQGARTLVVHRLIEGHGLIGQQIRGEVPFSESIVLSDLVAERWMTSVELESLLLALNQCVIGAVDENLWLAVQSEVEERSRYISSHTTFSNEPTKERIRRLRAASIRRGEDFDAAYDTLARTYALEEQIEPIQSVTLWYVEAAMQHFSLEQFLKMITLTVQQKMQGDTLNHISFEKLMNTMYYDYKGSKKINVYKQRIIEKYLGELTWDAIESGTMTDHNPHLTHLVEQMNPIPDTVFFEFKFSPAAEKLIEFCVEAEKSSLYDRAVLMLFDLFELRRDAYDRFHNEEEYLADMNQTADYKKVILDYIVGTSVLDIGPGGGVLLDLIEERMPQVTPIGIDISTNVVEALNRKKQLEGRRWDVMQGDALNLKDDIPVGSVDTVIFSSIIHELYSYIPFQGRKFNFDTIGAALKSAFDVLAHGGRIIIRDGIMTHPKDQCRRVRFLQQDGMMWLERYCKDFAGRQIEMERVSDNEVMMPVNDAMEFLYTYTWGEEAYIHEVQEQFGYFTLPDYLAFIHATLGTEAHIVTSRAYLQAGYTEALQDKVVITDEAGREVPLPDSTCFIVIEKR, encoded by the coding sequence ATGTTGAAATCACTTCAAGCGATCATTGATTATCGTACTGATAATAAAGAAGTTCAGGATAGACCGCAGTGGCTGCAATATTTAATCTCAGCTGAGGAACGTGTCGTAAATATCGAACGGATTCATTCTTTACAAGAGCTGGCACAGGCGAATCATATCTTGGATTATGTCGAGCGAAGCTTGCGGCTGTTGGATCGGATGAAGCTCTCCTTCTGGATGAAGGAAGTATTGGAAGAGGTGCTGTGCTGGGCCGAGGTAGCGAAAGGCGGAACGGTTCGTGATCGAATTGCGTGGCAGCGACGAGGAATCAATTATAATGTGCATAATCATGGATCCGCAGCGTTATTCCTAGAACATGCCGAAGATCCGCAAGGTGCGCGTACCCTGGTCGTTCATCGGTTGATCGAAGGGCACGGGCTGATCGGTCAGCAAATTCGCGGTGAAGTCCCTTTTTCAGAAAGCATTGTGTTATCGGACCTGGTCGCGGAGCGATGGATGACTTCCGTAGAACTAGAGTCACTGCTCCTTGCACTTAATCAATGCGTGATTGGAGCGGTTGATGAGAATTTATGGCTTGCCGTTCAATCTGAAGTGGAGGAACGAAGCCGGTATATCTCGAGCCATACGACATTCTCGAACGAGCCGACCAAGGAGCGTATTCGTAGACTCCGTGCAGCTTCCATTCGCCGAGGAGAAGATTTTGATGCGGCGTATGATACATTAGCACGAACATATGCGCTGGAAGAACAAATTGAGCCGATTCAATCAGTAACGTTATGGTATGTCGAAGCAGCGATGCAGCATTTTTCGTTGGAACAATTTCTGAAAATGATCACGTTGACTGTACAGCAGAAGATGCAAGGCGATACGCTGAATCATATCAGCTTCGAGAAACTGATGAATACGATGTACTACGACTATAAAGGGTCGAAGAAGATCAACGTCTACAAACAACGGATCATTGAAAAATATCTGGGTGAACTGACTTGGGATGCGATCGAATCGGGAACAATGACGGACCATAATCCTCATCTGACCCATTTGGTAGAACAAATGAATCCTATTCCGGATACCGTGTTCTTCGAGTTCAAGTTCTCACCAGCTGCGGAGAAGCTCATCGAATTCTGTGTTGAAGCCGAAAAGTCTTCCTTATATGATCGGGCAGTTTTGATGTTATTTGATCTGTTCGAGCTGCGACGGGATGCCTATGATCGGTTCCATAACGAAGAAGAATATTTAGCGGATATGAACCAGACAGCAGATTATAAGAAGGTAATCCTTGATTATATCGTCGGCACATCGGTGCTGGATATCGGACCAGGTGGCGGGGTGCTTCTTGATCTTATTGAAGAGCGGATGCCTCAGGTCACGCCGATCGGTATCGATATCTCGACGAACGTCGTTGAAGCGTTGAACCGGAAGAAGCAGTTAGAGGGCAGGCGCTGGGACGTGATGCAAGGAGACGCGCTGAACCTGAAAGATGATATTCCTGTGGGCAGCGTGGATACCGTTATTTTCTCGTCCATCATTCATGAACTCTATTCTTATATTCCATTTCAAGGCCGTAAATTTAATTTCGATACCATAGGCGCAGCACTCAAGAGTGCATTTGATGTACTGGCACATGGGGGGCGCATCATTATACGTGATGGCATCATGACACATCCGAAGGATCAATGCCGTAGGGTTCGATTCTTGCAGCAAGACGGAATGATGTGGCTGGAACGGTATTGCAAAGACTTTGCGGGTCGGCAGATCGAAATGGAGCGTGTGAGCGATAACGAGGTGATGATGCCTGTCAATGATGCAATGGAATTCCTCTATACATACACTTGGGGTGAAGAGGCCTATATCCATGAGGTACAAGAGCAGTTCGGATATTTCACACTGCCTGATTACTTAGCATTCATTCATGCGACGTTAGGGACGGAGGCTCATATCGTGACGAGCCGAGCCTATCTTCAAGCAGGGTATACGGAAGCACTCCAAGATAAAGTCGTGATTACAGACGAAGCCGGACGAGAAGTTCCTTTACCGGATAGCACTTGCTTCATCGTTATCGAAAAACGATAG
- a CDS encoding class I SAM-dependent methyltransferase, protein MSEYIWDQQIDYLQNTRWLYYNDDYLKFLVRDVWHIDRPVKLVDFGCGFGYLGLKLLPLLPVGSSYTGLEKGTELIKRAEDIFTNLPYDVEFINCDIETIEIESQYDIALSHAFLLHMTDPQLILQKMIDSVCDKGRIICFEPHWIGNASNFAMHGVDQSSVLRLGVLQKLYEQDAGRSGKNGNIGMLLPILFSQLGLKNVECRVSDRVNFLDQNMDEGKKDVLFRSLREEGFGYSPEDSDESILRLVGRGLSVEEAREQIAAERRFAAEFTEQTWLTYAPNMKITSGTRQ, encoded by the coding sequence ATGTCAGAATACATTTGGGATCAACAGATCGATTATTTACAGAACACGCGTTGGCTCTATTATAATGATGACTATTTGAAATTTTTAGTTCGGGATGTATGGCACATTGATCGTCCGGTGAAGTTAGTAGATTTCGGCTGTGGCTTTGGCTATCTTGGGTTGAAGCTGCTCCCATTGTTACCGGTGGGATCGAGCTACACGGGACTTGAGAAGGGCACGGAATTGATTAAGCGTGCCGAGGATATATTCACTAACTTGCCGTATGACGTAGAGTTTATAAATTGCGATATCGAGACGATAGAGATAGAGTCCCAATATGATATCGCGCTGAGTCATGCTTTTCTATTGCATATGACGGATCCGCAGCTCATTCTCCAGAAAATGATTGATAGCGTATGTGACAAGGGGCGAATCATCTGTTTCGAACCGCATTGGATCGGTAACGCATCCAATTTTGCAATGCATGGCGTAGATCAATCCAGCGTGCTTCGGCTTGGTGTCTTGCAGAAGTTGTATGAGCAAGATGCAGGACGGAGCGGGAAGAATGGGAATATCGGTATGCTGCTGCCTATACTATTCAGTCAATTGGGGCTCAAGAACGTCGAATGCAGGGTCAGCGACCGCGTCAATTTCCTGGATCAGAACATGGATGAGGGGAAAAAGGACGTACTATTTCGATCCCTACGTGAAGAAGGATTTGGCTACTCGCCTGAGGACTCGGATGAATCGATCCTGCGTCTCGTCGGACGGGGCTTATCCGTTGAAGAAGCACGGGAACAGATTGCAGCAGAGCGGCGATTCGCGGCAGAGTTCACGGAACAAACGTGGCTCACCTATGCACCTAATATGAAAATTACAAGTGGAACGAGGCAATGA
- the thyX gene encoding FAD-dependent thymidylate synthase has protein sequence MSIIEVLDKGYVRLVNHMGSDLTVANAARVSYAKESNELNEKDIRLIKFLAREGHTSPFRHVILQYEIYAPLMVARQWWKYVIGSAHAEGTGDSLEAWNESSRRYITEEPTFYIPASDQWRSKPENSKQGSGDILNEEVGMKLTQELLEYIELGVQKYEAALADAVCAEQARLFLPSYGMYVRWYWTASLQSVCHFLNQRLEHDAQKEIQDFAKAILELSKPLYPVSVQEMMATTE, from the coding sequence ATGTCAATTATCGAAGTACTGGATAAAGGGTATGTCCGATTGGTTAATCATATGGGATCGGATCTGACGGTCGCGAATGCGGCGCGTGTATCTTATGCGAAGGAGTCCAATGAACTAAATGAAAAAGACATTCGGTTGATTAAGTTCCTGGCACGCGAAGGGCACACATCGCCATTTCGGCATGTCATTTTGCAATATGAGATTTATGCACCGCTTATGGTAGCAAGGCAGTGGTGGAAATACGTAATCGGTTCGGCGCATGCGGAAGGAACAGGCGATAGTCTGGAGGCGTGGAACGAATCAAGCCGCAGATATATTACCGAGGAGCCGACATTCTATATCCCCGCATCCGATCAATGGCGTAGTAAGCCGGAGAATTCCAAGCAAGGCAGCGGTGACATCTTGAACGAGGAAGTTGGGATGAAGTTAACCCAAGAATTGCTAGAATATATCGAACTTGGCGTTCAGAAATACGAAGCTGCCTTAGCAGATGCCGTATGTGCGGAGCAAGCGAGACTCTTCCTGCCTTCCTATGGCATGTATGTACGTTGGTATTGGACGGCATCTCTGCAATCCGTATGCCATTTCCTCAATCAGAGACTGGAACATGACGCGCAGAAAGAAATTCAAGATTTCGCCAAAGCGATTCTCGAATTAAGCAAGCCGTTATATCCCGTATCTGTTCAAGAGATGATGGCAACAACCGAATAG
- a CDS encoding GNAT family N-acetyltransferase has translation MKLPILLDFPDRFETERLLVRSPQPGDGRAVYEAIVASLEDLKPWLGFAYNEQSEEQSEANLREAHAKFMQREDLRLLIFHKETQEFIGSSGLHNANWNIPKFEIGYWIDSRHAGKGYMTEAVQGIAAFAFDMLKAKRVEIRCDRLNARSRAVAERAGFELEGTLRNNNLSTDGQELRDQLVFSKIRADKA, from the coding sequence ATGAAACTACCGATCTTATTAGATTTTCCAGATCGATTCGAGACGGAACGTCTATTGGTTCGATCGCCGCAGCCTGGGGATGGGAGAGCTGTCTATGAAGCGATCGTCGCATCCTTAGAAGATTTGAAGCCGTGGCTTGGTTTTGCCTATAACGAACAATCGGAAGAACAATCAGAGGCAAATCTACGCGAGGCGCATGCGAAATTTATGCAGCGAGAGGATTTAAGATTGCTTATTTTCCACAAAGAGACACAGGAATTCATCGGCTCTTCTGGACTACATAATGCCAATTGGAACATCCCGAAATTCGAGATTGGTTATTGGATCGACTCGCGACATGCAGGCAAAGGCTATATGACCGAAGCGGTACAAGGGATTGCCGCATTCGCATTCGACATGCTAAAGGCGAAGCGCGTAGAAATTCGTTGTGATCGATTGAATGCGAGAAGCCGCGCCGTTGCGGAACGAGCGGGTTTTGAGCTTGAGGGCACGCTGCGGAATAACAATCTGTCCACGGATGGGCAGGAACTGAGGGATCAACTTGTTTTCTCGAAGATCAGAGCAGACAAAGCCTGA
- a CDS encoding VOC family protein yields the protein MRIKQLKLRTTKLHEMREFYLTFLQMPLLEQTTTSFTVRAGNTMLTFEQGTEDPFYHYAFIVNAANFDELLGRIPTFTPLLVDNEGETLFFSGLWQRSQAYFKDPQGNILEILPSTEMYPPDQTWIKVQEIGVVVADINDLITVIQNVKNIYMNTSDRMAFYGDEEGVFVLVKAGRHWFPTNEPAISSPIEVLIDEDLVEGKVLGIVFG from the coding sequence ATGAGAATCAAACAACTCAAGTTAAGAACAACGAAGCTCCATGAAATGAGAGAGTTTTATTTAACTTTTTTACAAATGCCGTTGTTAGAGCAGACCACCACTTCATTTACGGTCCGAGCTGGAAATACGATGCTTACTTTTGAACAAGGTACAGAGGATCCTTTCTACCACTATGCCTTTATTGTGAATGCAGCTAATTTTGATGAGTTGCTCGGGCGGATCCCAACATTTACACCACTTCTAGTAGACAATGAAGGGGAAACATTATTCTTTTCAGGGCTTTGGCAGCGTAGTCAGGCCTATTTCAAAGACCCGCAAGGCAACATTCTTGAGATTTTACCCAGTACAGAGATGTATCCCCCCGATCAGACGTGGATCAAAGTTCAAGAAATAGGTGTGGTCGTTGCCGACATTAATGATTTGATCACCGTCATTCAAAATGTGAAGAATATATATATGAACACCTCTGATAGAATGGCATTCTATGGAGACGAAGAAGGTGTGTTTGTACTTGTAAAAGCGGGAAGGCATTGGTTTCCAACGAATGAACCGGCTATTTCCTCTCCTATAGAGGTGCTTATTGATGAAGATCTTGTTGAGGGGAAGGTACTCGGTATTGTATTTGGATGA
- a CDS encoding VanW family protein produces MKPKVRSKLRLRLGRLYFTAKRYAEWYFGSVRFATKRIGDELDYAVMKHQTPLLRQLKDVDMWLQHNKITNLKIAMKRIHRIVIHPGETFSYWKTIGQPNRRKGYVEGMVLFYGSFKPGVGGGLCQLSNLIYWITLHTPLEVTERHRHSYDVFPDANRTQPFGSGATCAYNYLDLRIYNPTDQPYQLCLHIDEEYLYGEWRTTAVPVHTYEVYEKEHRITQEYWGGYARHNSLYRKTYNLLGELLADEYITENHALMMYQPFLTSQAEDVVKC; encoded by the coding sequence ATGAAGCCCAAAGTGAGATCGAAGCTTCGATTGCGGTTAGGTCGGTTGTATTTTACGGCGAAGCGTTATGCGGAATGGTACTTCGGATCGGTGAGGTTCGCGACCAAGCGGATAGGCGATGAGTTAGATTATGCTGTGATGAAGCATCAGACCCCGCTATTAAGGCAGTTGAAAGATGTAGATATGTGGCTGCAGCACAACAAAATCACGAATTTGAAGATTGCAATGAAGCGAATTCATCGGATTGTGATCCATCCTGGGGAGACATTCTCCTACTGGAAGACGATAGGCCAGCCGAACCGGCGAAAAGGATACGTCGAAGGGATGGTCCTATTCTATGGTAGTTTCAAACCCGGGGTAGGCGGGGGCTTGTGTCAGCTGTCGAACCTCATCTACTGGATAACCTTACATACGCCGCTCGAGGTGACGGAGAGGCATCGGCATAGCTATGATGTTTTTCCGGATGCGAATCGTACGCAGCCATTCGGAAGCGGGGCGACTTGCGCCTATAATTACCTGGATCTTCGAATTTATAATCCAACCGATCAACCTTATCAACTATGCCTTCATATTGATGAAGAATATTTGTACGGAGAGTGGCGGACGACCGCTGTACCGGTGCACACCTACGAAGTGTACGAGAAAGAACATCGGATCACTCAAGAATACTGGGGAGGTTACGCGAGACACAACTCGCTTTATCGCAAAACATACAATCTTCTAGGCGAGCTGCTTGCCGATGAATACATTACCGAAAATCATGCGCTGATGATGTATCAACCTTTTCTAACGTCGCAGGCAGAGGATGTAGTGAAATGTTGA